In a genomic window of Streptomyces sp. SJL17-4:
- the paaD gene encoding 1,2-phenylacetyl-CoA epoxidase subunit PaaD gives MVTMTALEEELSRIAGAVLDPELPVLTLAELGVLRGVHVTGPGRVEVALTPTYTGCPAVETMSSDIERALHEHGVPEVSVVTVLAPAWSTDDISEEGRRKLAEFGVAPPRPQGPAGGPIPLTLAIRCPNCGSTDTELLSRFSSTACKALRRCTACLEPFDHFKEL, from the coding sequence ATGGTGACCATGACCGCCCTGGAAGAGGAGCTGAGCCGGATCGCCGGCGCCGTCCTCGACCCCGAACTGCCCGTCCTCACCCTCGCCGAGCTCGGCGTCCTGCGCGGCGTCCACGTCACCGGACCCGGCCGGGTCGAGGTCGCCCTCACCCCGACGTACACAGGCTGCCCCGCCGTCGAGACCATGTCCTCGGACATCGAGCGCGCACTCCACGAGCACGGCGTGCCGGAGGTCTCCGTCGTCACGGTCCTCGCCCCCGCCTGGTCCACCGACGACATCAGCGAGGAAGGGCGGCGCAAGCTCGCCGAGTTCGGCGTCGCACCACCGCGCCCCCAGGGCCCGGCCGGCGGCCCTATACCGCTGACCCTGGCGATCCGCTGCCCGAACTGCGGCTCCACCGACACCGAACTCCTCAGCCGCTTCTCCTCCACCGCGTGCAAGGCCCTGCGCCGCTGCACCGCCTGCCTCGAACCGTTCGACCACTTCAAGGAGCTGTAG
- the paaC gene encoding 1,2-phenylacetyl-CoA epoxidase subunit PaaC, producing MSTTPATSEATVITGAALALGDDALVLSHRLGEWAGSAPVLEEEVALANIALDLLGQARVLLSLIGDEDELAYLREERSFRNVQLVEQPNGDFAHTIARQLYFSTYQHLLYGQLASGDGPFAGLAAKAVKEVAYHQDHAEHWTLRLGDGTDESHRRMQRACDALWRYTGELFQPVEGIDVDHAAMESAWLTSVTDILGRATLTVPEGPRTGAWAAGAGRQGLHTEDFGRMLAEMQHLHRSHPGATW from the coding sequence GTGAGCACCACCCCGGCCACGAGCGAGGCCACCGTGATCACCGGCGCCGCCCTCGCCCTCGGCGACGACGCCCTCGTCCTCTCCCACCGCCTGGGGGAGTGGGCGGGCTCCGCCCCCGTCCTGGAGGAGGAGGTCGCCCTGGCCAACATCGCGCTCGACCTCCTCGGCCAGGCCCGCGTCCTGCTCTCCCTCATCGGCGACGAGGACGAACTGGCATACCTCCGCGAGGAGCGCTCCTTCCGGAACGTGCAACTGGTCGAGCAGCCGAACGGCGACTTCGCCCACACCATCGCCCGGCAGCTCTACTTCTCCACCTACCAGCACCTCCTGTACGGGCAGCTGGCCTCCGGCGACGGCCCCTTCGCCGGCCTCGCCGCCAAGGCCGTCAAGGAGGTCGCCTACCACCAGGACCACGCCGAGCACTGGACGCTGCGCCTCGGCGACGGCACCGACGAGAGCCACCGGCGGATGCAGCGGGCCTGCGACGCCCTCTGGCGGTACACGGGCGAACTGTTCCAGCCCGTCGAGGGAATCGACGTCGACCACGCGGCCATGGAGAGCGCCTGGCTGACCTCGGTGACCGACATCCTCGGCAGGGCCACGCTCACCGTGCCCGAAGGGCCGCGCACCGGCGCCTGGGCCGCGGGCGCCGGCCGGCAGGGACTGCACACCGAGGACTTCGGACGGATGCTCGCCGAGATGCAGCACCTCCACCGCAGCCACCCGGGGGCGACATGGTGA
- the paaB gene encoding 1,2-phenylacetyl-CoA epoxidase subunit PaaB: protein MTSDGWPLWEVFVRSRRGLSHTHAGSLHAPDAEMALRNARDLYTRRSEGVSIWVVPSTEITASSPDEKDPFFEPAADKPYRHPTFYEIPEGVKHL from the coding sequence ATGACGAGCGACGGTTGGCCGCTGTGGGAGGTGTTCGTGCGCTCCCGCCGCGGACTGTCCCACACCCACGCGGGCAGTCTCCACGCCCCCGACGCGGAGATGGCCCTGCGCAACGCCCGTGACCTGTACACCCGCCGAAGCGAAGGCGTGTCCATCTGGGTCGTGCCCTCCACGGAGATCACCGCCTCCTCGCCCGACGAGAAGGACCCGTTCTTCGAGCCGGCCGCGGACAAGCCCTACCGCCACCCGACGTTCTACGAGATCCCGGAGGGGGTGAAGCACCTGTGA
- the paaA gene encoding 1,2-phenylacetyl-CoA epoxidase subunit PaaA produces MTAVTAGTAETTSAPGVSDAAVAAEQAAHEAVFDAAVAADERIEPRDWMPEAYRASLVRQIAQHAHSEIIGMQPEANWITRAPSLRRKAILMAKVQDEAGHGLYLYSAAETLGTSRDELLDKLHSGRQKYSSIFNYPTLTWADVGAIGWLVDGAAITNQVPLCRCSYGPYARAMVRVCKEESFHQRQGYEALLALSRGTEAQHAMAQDAVDRWWWPSLMMFGPPDDESTHTAQAMAWKIKRHTNDELRQRFVDIAVPQAEALGLTLPDPDLRWNEERGHYDFGAIDWAEFWDVLKGNGPCNEQRLSRRRQAHEDGAWVREAAAAHAEKHRVDKHHAKQHQHTGKHGEAQA; encoded by the coding sequence ATGACCGCAGTGACGGCAGGGACGGCAGAGACCACGAGCGCGCCCGGCGTGTCGGACGCGGCCGTGGCGGCGGAGCAGGCCGCCCACGAGGCCGTGTTCGACGCCGCAGTGGCCGCCGACGAGCGGATCGAGCCGCGCGACTGGATGCCCGAGGCCTACCGCGCCTCGCTCGTCCGGCAGATCGCGCAGCACGCCCACTCCGAGATCATCGGCATGCAGCCGGAGGCGAACTGGATCACCCGCGCCCCCTCACTGCGGCGCAAGGCGATCCTCATGGCCAAGGTCCAGGACGAGGCCGGTCACGGCCTGTACCTGTACAGCGCGGCCGAGACCCTCGGCACCAGCCGCGACGAGCTGCTCGACAAGCTCCACTCGGGCCGCCAGAAGTACTCCTCGATCTTCAACTACCCCACGCTGACCTGGGCCGACGTCGGCGCGATCGGCTGGCTGGTGGACGGCGCCGCGATCACCAACCAGGTCCCGCTGTGCCGCTGCTCCTACGGGCCGTACGCCCGCGCGATGGTCAGGGTCTGCAAGGAGGAGTCCTTCCACCAGCGCCAGGGGTACGAGGCGCTGCTCGCCCTCTCCCGTGGCACCGAGGCCCAGCACGCCATGGCGCAGGACGCCGTGGACCGCTGGTGGTGGCCCTCCCTGATGATGTTCGGCCCGCCGGACGACGAGTCGACCCACACCGCCCAGGCCATGGCCTGGAAGATCAAGCGGCACACCAACGACGAGCTGCGGCAGCGGTTCGTCGACATCGCCGTGCCCCAGGCCGAGGCCCTCGGCCTCACCCTCCCCGACCCCGACCTCCGGTGGAACGAGGAGCGCGGGCACTACGACTTCGGCGCGATCGACTGGGCCGAGTTCTGGGACGTCCTCAAGGGCAACGGACCCTGCAACGAGCAGCGGCTGAGCCGCCGGCGCCAGGCCCACGAGGACGGCGCCTGGGTCAGAGAGGCCGCCGCGGCCCACGCGGAGAAGCACCGCGTGGACAAGCACCACGCCAAGCAGCACCAGCACACCGGCAAGCACGGGGAGGCACAGGCATGA
- a CDS encoding DUF5819 family protein codes for MDAYVEKGAADVDEGRPTPPVERAGAGIMALSMPYQVVLAVALAVVGVFACVHLAMVFLHVAPSNTLTKRHGQAVDDWVYPEFEQNWKLFAPNPLQQNVSVEVRAELVTADGSRRTTGWIDLTAQDAEAIRHNPMPSHAQQNELRRAVDFYLNSHSDDDTPHGMRGRLSEEYMRRIAMLRLADRAGDVERVQLRTVTRAVPAPRWSSEKTDTAPSYRDFPWWPVTDADRPAGADRSRTEAGR; via the coding sequence ATGGACGCGTACGTCGAAAAGGGCGCCGCTGACGTGGACGAAGGCCGTCCGACACCCCCGGTGGAGCGGGCGGGCGCCGGGATCATGGCCCTGTCGATGCCCTACCAGGTCGTCCTCGCCGTGGCGCTCGCCGTCGTCGGGGTCTTCGCGTGCGTCCATCTGGCGATGGTGTTCCTGCACGTCGCGCCGTCCAACACGCTGACCAAGCGGCACGGCCAGGCCGTCGACGACTGGGTCTATCCGGAGTTCGAACAGAACTGGAAGCTCTTCGCGCCCAATCCGCTCCAGCAGAACGTCTCCGTCGAGGTACGGGCCGAACTCGTCACCGCCGACGGCAGCCGCCGCACCACCGGCTGGATCGACCTCACCGCCCAGGACGCCGAGGCGATCCGGCACAACCCGATGCCCAGCCACGCCCAGCAGAACGAACTCCGCCGGGCCGTGGACTTCTACCTCAACTCGCACTCGGACGACGACACCCCCCACGGGATGCGCGGCCGCCTCTCGGAGGAGTACATGCGCCGGATCGCGATGCTCCGCCTCGCCGACCGGGCCGGTGACGTGGAGCGTGTCCAGCTGCGTACCGTCACCCGGGCTGTCCCCGCCCCCCGGTGGAGCTCCGAGAAGACCGACACGGCCCCCTCGTACCGCGACTTCCCGTGGTGGCCGGTCACCGACGCCGACCGGCCCGCCGGAGCCGACCGAAGCCGCACGGAGGCGGGCCGATGA
- a CDS encoding HTTM domain-containing protein, with protein sequence MSTPTPSSGPSPAPASVPAPPSAPTPARGRAREPFDRRLARAVQNVTGRSLGPYQTAIVRIGFSLTWLVFLLRELPFRHELYGPDGPWSWEMARRLVADNRSFTVLMWSDGRLWFEVVYGLAVLSAVLLLLGWRTRAVSVVFMVGVLSLQNRSVFVGDGGDNVLHLAAIYLVLTRCSQVWSLDARRAAREARAADAGEPPRHDRVGPVLWTVLGGFLLATTWFSEVTGEWWLPVLLWVLWLGNGLWWLVRRFAPGEPRTLLDALANLAHNAALVVIMAEVCLIYATAGWYKIQGSRWQDGTALFYPLNLDYFTPWPALSELLGTSGVMVMLLTYGTVIVQVAFPFTLFHRKVKNVLLVAMMLEHAGIAVLLGLPVFSLAMISADAVFLPTPFLVALGARVVRGRDRLWRRTPAGALPEQRRTGEEHGPRTLVG encoded by the coding sequence ATGAGCACCCCCACCCCGAGCTCCGGCCCCAGCCCCGCCCCCGCTTCCGTCCCCGCTCCCCCTTCCGCTCCCACGCCCGCGCGTGGCCGTGCCCGCGAGCCCTTCGACCGTCGGCTCGCCCGCGCCGTCCAGAACGTCACGGGCCGCTCCCTCGGCCCGTACCAGACCGCGATCGTGCGGATCGGCTTCTCGCTGACCTGGCTGGTCTTCCTGCTGCGCGAGCTGCCGTTCCGGCACGAGCTGTACGGCCCCGACGGCCCCTGGTCGTGGGAGATGGCACGCCGGCTGGTCGCCGACAACCGGTCCTTCACCGTGCTCATGTGGTCGGACGGCCGGCTCTGGTTCGAGGTCGTCTACGGGCTCGCCGTGCTCTCGGCCGTGCTGCTCCTGCTCGGCTGGCGCACCCGTGCCGTGTCGGTGGTCTTCATGGTCGGCGTGCTCTCGCTGCAGAACCGGTCCGTCTTCGTGGGCGACGGCGGCGACAACGTCCTCCACCTCGCGGCGATCTACCTCGTGCTGACCCGCTGCTCCCAGGTGTGGTCCCTCGACGCCCGGCGGGCCGCCCGCGAGGCGCGGGCCGCGGACGCCGGCGAGCCCCCGCGCCACGATCGTGTCGGACCCGTCCTGTGGACGGTGCTCGGCGGCTTCCTCCTCGCCACCACCTGGTTCAGCGAGGTCACCGGCGAGTGGTGGCTGCCGGTGCTGCTGTGGGTCCTGTGGCTGGGGAACGGCCTGTGGTGGCTGGTCCGCCGGTTCGCGCCCGGGGAGCCGCGCACCCTGCTCGACGCCCTCGCGAACCTCGCGCACAACGCCGCCCTCGTCGTGATCATGGCGGAGGTCTGTCTGATCTACGCCACGGCCGGCTGGTACAAGATCCAGGGCTCGCGCTGGCAGGACGGCACCGCGCTGTTCTACCCGCTCAACCTCGACTACTTCACGCCCTGGCCCGCCCTCTCCGAGCTGCTCGGGACCAGCGGGGTCATGGTGATGCTGCTGACCTACGGCACGGTGATCGTGCAGGTCGCCTTCCCGTTCACCCTCTTCCACCGCAAGGTCAAGAACGTGCTGCTCGTCGCGATGATGCTGGAGCACGCCGGAATCGCGGTGCTCCTCGGGCTGCCGGTCTTCTCGCTCGCGATGATCTCCGCCGACGCCGTGTTCCTGCCGACGCCGTTCCTGGTGGCGCTCGGCGCCCGGGTCGTACGGGGCAGGGACCGGCTGTGGCGGCGGACGCCCGCCGGGGCGCTGCCCGAGCAGCGCCGTACGGGTGAGGAGCACGGTCCCCGTACCCTCGTCGGGTGA
- a CDS encoding TrmH family RNA methyltransferase has translation MSTTEETAAPEASEPVQYDEAFGPEIGVGPHPEPWPEGERYDPELLAGGDRRNVVDRYRYWTREAVVADLDTRRHDFHVAVENWGHDFNIGSVVRTANAFLAKEVHIVGRRRWNRRGAMVTDRYQHVRHHPDTESLTSWAAAEGIPVIGIDNLPGAVPLERTVLPRRCVLLFGQEGPGLTEEARAHVEMVCSIAQFGSTRSINAGAAAAIAMHAWVQRYAEIETP, from the coding sequence GTGAGCACCACCGAAGAGACGGCAGCGCCCGAGGCGTCGGAGCCGGTCCAGTACGACGAGGCTTTCGGCCCCGAGATCGGCGTCGGGCCGCACCCCGAGCCATGGCCCGAGGGCGAGCGGTACGACCCCGAGCTGCTCGCCGGCGGTGACCGGCGCAATGTCGTGGACCGCTACCGGTACTGGACGCGGGAGGCGGTCGTCGCCGACCTGGACACCCGGCGGCACGACTTCCACGTGGCCGTGGAGAACTGGGGCCACGACTTCAACATCGGTTCGGTGGTACGGACGGCCAACGCGTTCCTGGCGAAGGAGGTCCACATCGTGGGCCGGCGGCGCTGGAACCGGCGCGGCGCCATGGTCACCGACCGCTACCAGCACGTCCGGCACCACCCGGACACCGAGTCGCTGACCTCGTGGGCGGCGGCCGAGGGCATCCCGGTCATCGGCATCGACAACCTGCCGGGTGCCGTACCGCTGGAGCGGACCGTGCTGCCCCGCCGCTGCGTGCTGCTCTTCGGGCAGGAGGGCCCGGGGCTCACCGAGGAGGCCCGCGCCCATGTGGAGATGGTCTGCTCGATCGCCCAGTTCGGCTCGACCCGCTCGATCAACGCGGGAGCGGCCGCCGCCATCGCCATGCACGCGTGGGTCCAGCGCTACGCGGAGATCGAGACCCCCTAG
- the paaN gene encoding phenylacetic acid degradation protein PaaN has protein sequence MATALPTTDRLAEKHRSTLDQALDTIRTRAYWSPYPEHPKAYGEDGSLDAAAGLAAHQALLNTRFELDQPGTDGWTGGETSPYGPELGIEYPHADIDVLLPAMRAGMGAWRDAGAETRALVCLEILARISARTHEFAHAVMHTSGQAFMMAFQAGGPHAQDRGLEAVAYAYAEQTRTPAGRADWSKPQGKRDPLELSKEFTPVGRGIALVIGCNTFPTWNGYPGLFASLATGNPVLVKPHPRAVLPLALTVQVAREVLAESGFDPNLVALAVERPGEGIAKTLAVRPEIRIIDYTGSTAFGDWLEANARQAQVYTEKAGVNTVVVDSTDNYKGMLANLAFSLSLYSGQMCTTPQNLLIPRDGITTDQGAKSYDEVVADLAAAVGGLLGDDARANGLLGALVNPDVKARLEAAAGLGEVALASREVVNPEYPDAVVRTPVVVKLDGSKPDAQAAYFSECFGPVSFAVSVDSTADALELLRRTVREKGAMTVGAYTTSADVERAVEEVCLEESAQLSLNLTGGVFVNQTAAFSDFHGSGGNPAANAALCDGAFVSNRFRVVEVRRQA, from the coding sequence ATGGCCACCGCTCTGCCGACCACCGACCGACTGGCCGAGAAGCACCGGTCCACGCTCGACCAGGCGCTCGACACCATCCGGACCCGCGCCTACTGGTCGCCGTATCCCGAGCACCCGAAGGCGTACGGGGAGGACGGCTCGCTCGACGCCGCGGCCGGTCTCGCCGCCCACCAGGCCCTGCTGAACACCCGCTTCGAGCTCGACCAGCCCGGCACGGACGGCTGGACCGGCGGCGAGACCTCGCCGTACGGCCCCGAGCTCGGCATCGAGTACCCGCACGCCGACATCGACGTCCTGCTCCCCGCGATGCGCGCGGGCATGGGGGCCTGGCGCGACGCCGGGGCCGAGACCCGCGCCCTGGTCTGCCTGGAGATCCTCGCCCGGATCTCCGCCCGCACCCACGAGTTCGCCCACGCCGTCATGCACACCAGCGGCCAGGCGTTCATGATGGCGTTCCAGGCCGGCGGCCCGCACGCCCAGGACCGCGGCCTCGAAGCCGTGGCGTACGCGTACGCGGAGCAGACCCGCACCCCCGCCGGGCGGGCCGACTGGTCCAAGCCGCAGGGCAAGCGCGACCCCCTGGAGCTGAGCAAGGAGTTCACCCCGGTCGGCCGCGGCATCGCCCTGGTCATCGGCTGCAACACCTTCCCCACGTGGAACGGCTACCCGGGCCTGTTCGCCTCCCTCGCCACGGGCAACCCGGTCCTGGTCAAGCCGCACCCGCGCGCGGTGCTCCCGCTCGCGCTGACCGTGCAGGTCGCCCGCGAAGTCCTCGCCGAGTCCGGCTTCGACCCGAACCTGGTCGCGCTCGCCGTCGAGCGGCCGGGCGAGGGCATCGCCAAGACCCTGGCCGTGCGCCCCGAGATCCGGATCATCGACTACACCGGCTCGACCGCCTTCGGCGACTGGCTGGAGGCCAACGCCCGGCAGGCGCAGGTCTACACCGAGAAGGCCGGCGTCAACACGGTGGTGGTCGACTCCACCGACAACTACAAGGGCATGCTCGCCAACCTGGCCTTCTCGCTGTCCCTGTACAGCGGCCAGATGTGCACCACCCCGCAGAACCTGCTGATCCCCCGCGACGGCATCACCACCGACCAGGGCGCCAAGTCGTACGACGAGGTCGTCGCCGACCTCGCCGCGGCGGTCGGAGGTCTGCTCGGCGACGACGCCCGGGCGAACGGCCTGCTGGGCGCCCTGGTCAACCCGGACGTGAAGGCGCGTCTGGAGGCCGCCGCCGGTCTCGGCGAGGTGGCGCTCGCCTCCCGCGAGGTCGTCAACCCGGAGTACCCGGACGCGGTGGTCCGTACGCCGGTCGTCGTGAAGCTGGACGGCTCCAAGCCGGACGCCCAGGCCGCGTACTTCTCGGAGTGCTTCGGCCCGGTCTCCTTCGCCGTCTCGGTGGACTCCACCGCCGACGCCCTGGAGCTGCTGCGGCGCACGGTCCGTGAGAAGGGCGCGATGACGGTCGGGGCCTACACGACCTCGGCGGACGTCGAGCGCGCGGTGGAGGAGGTCTGCCTGGAGGAGTCGGCGCAGCTGTCGCTGAACCTCACGGGCGGGGTCTTTGTGAACCAGACCGCCGCGTTCTCCGACTTCCACGGCTCCGGCGGCAACCCGGCGGCGAACGCCGCGCTGTGCGACGGCGCTTTCGTCTCCAACCGCTTCCGGGTGGTGGAGGTCCGCCGCCAGGCCTGA
- a CDS encoding 3-hydroxyacyl-CoA dehydrogenase: MSANVTVRGSDDVTASEPAAAVEATEAVAGGAPGPVGRDRTVAVVGTGTMGQGIAQVALVAGHPVRLYDSAPGRAEEAVAALTARLDRLVEKGRLDATAREAAVGRLYAAQDLAELADAALVVEAIVELLPVKQQLFADLEKVVGDDTVLATNTSSLSVTAIAGGLRLPGRFVGLHFFNPAPLLPLVEVVSGFATEPDVATRAYETVKGWGKTPVRCADTPGFIVNRVARPFYAEALRIFEEGAADPATIDAALRECGGFKMGPFELTDLIGQDVNEAVTRSVWESFHQDPKFTPSLAQRRLVESGRLGRKTGQGWFSYAEGAERPEPHTAAPAEAPARIVVRGDLGPAEPLVGLFEEAGITVRRKKGDGGYITLPGGGELNLADGESSFEYHREEIVYFDLALDYARASRIVLSTREGTSDETLAEAVGLFQALGKQVSVIGDVPGMIVARTVAMLADLAADAVDRGVATAEDVDTAMRLGVNYPAGPLEWGAKVGYRRTSALLGELHERYPTGRYAPSVALVRRGYAEYAEDSR, from the coding sequence ATGAGCGCCAACGTGACCGTCAGGGGGAGCGACGACGTGACCGCCAGTGAGCCTGCCGCCGCCGTGGAAGCGACCGAAGCCGTAGCCGGAGGGGCCCCGGGGCCTGTCGGGCGGGACCGTACCGTCGCCGTCGTCGGCACCGGCACCATGGGCCAGGGCATCGCCCAGGTCGCGCTGGTCGCCGGCCACCCCGTGCGGCTCTACGACAGCGCCCCCGGCCGCGCCGAGGAGGCCGTGGCCGCCCTCACCGCCCGCCTCGACCGGCTCGTCGAGAAGGGGCGTCTCGACGCCACCGCGCGCGAGGCGGCGGTCGGACGCCTGTACGCCGCCCAGGACCTCGCGGAGCTCGCGGACGCGGCGCTCGTCGTCGAGGCGATCGTCGAGCTGCTCCCCGTCAAGCAGCAGCTCTTCGCCGACCTGGAGAAGGTCGTCGGCGACGACACCGTCCTCGCCACCAACACCTCCTCGCTCTCCGTCACCGCCATCGCGGGAGGCCTGCGGCTGCCCGGCCGGTTCGTCGGACTGCACTTCTTCAACCCGGCGCCGCTGCTCCCCCTCGTCGAGGTCGTCAGCGGCTTCGCCACCGAGCCGGACGTCGCCACGCGCGCGTACGAGACGGTGAAGGGCTGGGGCAAGACCCCGGTGCGCTGCGCGGACACCCCCGGTTTCATCGTGAACCGGGTCGCCCGCCCCTTCTACGCGGAGGCGCTGCGGATCTTCGAGGAGGGCGCGGCCGACCCGGCCACCATCGACGCCGCCCTGCGCGAGTGCGGCGGCTTCAAGATGGGCCCGTTCGAGCTGACCGACCTCATCGGCCAGGACGTGAACGAGGCCGTCACCCGCTCCGTCTGGGAGTCCTTCCACCAGGACCCGAAGTTCACGCCCTCGCTCGCGCAGCGGCGGCTCGTGGAGTCGGGGCGCCTCGGCCGCAAGACGGGCCAGGGCTGGTTCTCGTACGCGGAGGGCGCCGAGCGTCCCGAGCCGCACACGGCGGCGCCGGCGGAGGCGCCCGCGCGGATCGTCGTCCGGGGTGACCTCGGTCCGGCGGAGCCGCTGGTGGGGCTTTTCGAGGAGGCCGGGATCACGGTCCGCCGCAAGAAGGGGGACGGCGGATACATCACGCTGCCGGGAGGCGGTGAGCTCAACCTCGCGGACGGGGAGAGCTCCTTCGAGTACCACCGGGAGGAGATCGTCTACTTCGACCTCGCGCTCGACTACGCGCGCGCGAGCCGGATCGTGCTCTCCACCCGGGAGGGCACCTCGGACGAGACGCTCGCCGAGGCCGTGGGGCTCTTCCAGGCCCTCGGCAAGCAGGTCTCCGTGATCGGCGACGTGCCCGGCATGATCGTCGCTCGTACGGTCGCCATGCTGGCCGACCTCGCGGCCGACGCGGTCGACCGGGGAGTCGCCACCGCCGAGGACGTGGACACGGCGATGCGGCTCGGGGTCAACTACCCGGCGGGCCCGCTGGAGTGGGGCGCGAAGGTGGGGTACAGGCGCACGTCGGCACTGCTGGGGGAGCTGCATGAGCGGTACCCGACGGGGCGGTACGCGCCGAGCGTCGCCCTCGTACGCCGCGGCTACGCCGAGTATGCGGAGGATTCCCGATGA
- a CDS encoding TetR/AcrR family transcriptional regulator, whose product MTTAKRDTYTPETLLSVAVRVFNERGYDGTSMEHLSKAAGISKSSIYHHVSGKEELLRRAVSRALDGLFAILDEPEAGRGRAVERVEYVTRRTVEVLIAELPYVTLLLRVRGNTGTERWAMERRREFDHKVADLLKAAAEEGDLRADVDIRLATRLLFGMINSLVEWYRPHPDATAEREQLAETVAHLAFDGLRTAR is encoded by the coding sequence ATGACCACCGCCAAGCGCGACACGTACACCCCCGAGACGCTGCTCTCCGTGGCCGTACGGGTCTTCAACGAGCGCGGTTACGACGGCACCTCCATGGAGCACCTCTCCAAGGCGGCAGGGATCTCCAAGTCGTCGATCTACCACCACGTCTCCGGCAAGGAGGAGCTGCTGCGGCGGGCGGTCAGCCGGGCGCTCGACGGGCTGTTCGCGATCCTCGACGAGCCGGAGGCCGGGCGCGGCCGGGCCGTCGAGCGGGTCGAGTACGTCACGCGCCGCACGGTCGAGGTGCTGATCGCGGAGCTGCCGTACGTGACGCTGCTGCTGCGGGTGCGCGGCAACACGGGCACCGAGCGGTGGGCCATGGAGCGGCGGCGCGAGTTCGACCACAAGGTCGCCGACCTGCTCAAGGCGGCCGCCGAGGAGGGCGATCTGCGGGCCGATGTGGACATCCGGCTCGCGACCCGGCTGCTCTTCGGCATGATCAACTCGCTGGTGGAGTGGTACCGGCCGCATCCGGACGCGACGGCGGAGCGCGAGCAGCTCGCCGAGACCGTCGCGCATCTGGCGTTCGACGGGCTCAGGACGGCCCGCTGA
- a CDS encoding Lrp/AsnC family transcriptional regulator, with product MADEQMAVDRSGAPDDDTGGDPGGALRGTGSEGPGEALSAPIGTPTGALPARPLDAIDRDILRLLQTDGRASVRSVAERVHVSRANAYARINRLIDDGVIRGFSARVNHERAGHGASAYITLKIVQNSWRTVREQLGALPGATHIALVSGDFDVLLLVHTPDNRTLRELVLTRIQAIPEVLSTRTLLVFEETDLNTDPHA from the coding sequence ATGGCGGATGAACAAATGGCCGTCGACCGGAGCGGGGCTCCGGACGACGACACGGGCGGCGACCCGGGCGGAGCGCTCCGCGGCACCGGGAGCGAGGGGCCCGGCGAGGCCCTGAGCGCCCCGATCGGCACGCCGACGGGCGCCCTTCCGGCGCGCCCGCTGGACGCGATCGACCGGGACATCCTGCGGCTGCTGCAAACGGACGGTCGCGCCTCGGTACGCTCCGTCGCCGAGCGGGTGCACGTCTCCCGGGCCAACGCCTACGCGCGCATCAACCGGCTCATCGACGACGGGGTGATCCGCGGCTTCAGCGCCCGGGTCAACCACGAGCGGGCGGGGCACGGCGCCTCCGCCTACATCACGCTCAAGATCGTCCAGAACTCCTGGCGCACGGTCCGCGAGCAGCTCGGCGCACTGCCGGGCGCCACGCACATCGCGCTGGTCAGCGGCGATTTCGACGTCCTGCTGCTGGTGCACACACCGGACAACCGGACGCTGCGCGAGCTGGTGCTCACCCGGATCCAGGCGATCCCGGAAGTACTGTCCACGCGCACGCTGCTGGTCTTCGAGGAGACGGACCTCAACACGGACCCGCACGCCTGA